Proteins from a genomic interval of Pseudomonadota bacterium:
- a CDS encoding Hsp33 family molecular chaperone HslO codes for MIKKDVFNMDVKERFRSSAKDKIYRFIMADRMIKGAIVHSTRVVNEMRANHETGPLETLILGQAYIAASLICSGLKGKNDRISMNIQCSGPVKGLDVEANVFGEVRGYLKANPIVLDHPERMSGMPALFGAGFLTVTQYLEDAPAPYSGQVALEHGSIAEDLANYFLVSEQNPTAFKLSVFFDDKEEVAGAGGIFLQAMPGVEPAKVGEAERLILMIDSLGELFARGENPEEIIRKRFADLKPKFLDNSRVEFFCRCSEEKMKSYLQSLPKEDKEDLRENGPFPMEIRCHHCNSAYRFTQEELRTLP; via the coding sequence ATGATTAAAAAAGATGTTTTCAATATGGATGTGAAGGAACGGTTCCGGTCTTCGGCGAAGGACAAAATCTACCGCTTTATCATGGCCGACCGGATGATCAAGGGGGCGATTGTCCATTCCACCCGGGTGGTGAATGAGATGCGGGCAAACCATGAAACCGGGCCTTTGGAAACCTTGATTCTGGGGCAGGCGTATATTGCGGCAAGCCTGATCTGTTCCGGTCTGAAAGGGAAAAATGACCGGATCAGCATGAACATCCAGTGTTCGGGCCCTGTGAAGGGGCTTGATGTTGAGGCGAATGTCTTTGGTGAGGTGAGGGGGTATCTGAAGGCAAACCCCATTGTTCTCGATCATCCTGAAAGAATGAGCGGGATGCCGGCACTTTTCGGAGCGGGTTTCCTTACGGTAACCCAGTATCTGGAAGATGCCCCGGCCCCGTACTCCGGGCAGGTAGCCCTTGAGCATGGCAGCATTGCCGAGGACCTGGCCAATTATTTTCTGGTCTCGGAGCAGAATCCCACTGCTTTTAAATTGAGTGTGTTTTTTGATGACAAGGAAGAGGTTGCAGGCGCGGGGGGGATTTTTCTCCAGGCAATGCCGGGTGTCGAACCGGCAAAAGTCGGTGAGGCGGAGAGATTGATCCTGATGATTGATTCCTTAGGCGAACTCTTTGCAAGGGGAGAGAATCCCGAGGAAATTATCCGGAAGAGATTTGCAGACCTCAAACCAAAATTCCTGGACAATAGCCGGGTCGAGTTTTTCTGCAGGTGTTCAGAGGAGAAGATGAAGAGTTATCTGCAGAGTTTGCCCAAAGAAGACAAAGAAGACCTGCGGGAAAACGGCCCTTTTCCCATGGAGATCCGCTGCCATCACTGCAACTCGGCGTATCGGTTCACTCAGGAAGAGCTAAGAACACTTCCTTGA
- a CDS encoding flagellar hook-length control protein FliK: protein MNIMMNPTPPPSLSAGAPAEKAGGLSRPESSFAEYFDRRMNADHKKNLLGTGEVKKVENPAAPAPHAEGELEERQALAELLGQLMMELKNMSREDQVAPGEWVIPAVDGSVLDGIAAAAGLDEIARQDLLAGLSEGKSVELAALLDLLAAHFMAMADSVAVKAPDTELPFIESLLNGMGVHSEKLAAIAEMASNGDDQFDLAIYLEKLQALGAELRGSSEVQLAPISLTDWEREQFADLLARAGVSSEQITAIMPEGKGGELTLSFEKLADILAGAVSAVKDARARIELPEFLSELKSLLAMAGYAGKDGGWTPVVQETLENVYRDLVESVDLKGVKIRWNENPVQLGVNDETMENVVIDESGDGEEVLLPAERELVKDSAGPEKKGKGINAAQYNDKAAPEMLRNDENITVSGGGESGSKSGVGQLSEINRTAPLPRTLSELQQQAFEQISRGVMTGLRNNDHHLILKLYPPELGEVKVEMLVRNDQVAVSFSMENSRVKEALEAGMDQFRQNLEQGGFNLGECMVSVGGGNESDDAWQRFANEWRQQMASTREVAGSFSDLPDHAFYRREHYLGDHDGAISFLV from the coding sequence GTGAATATCATGATGAACCCGACACCTCCTCCGTCGCTATCTGCAGGGGCTCCTGCGGAAAAAGCCGGGGGCCTTTCCAGACCGGAATCATCTTTTGCCGAATACTTCGATCGGCGAATGAACGCTGACCATAAAAAAAATCTTCTTGGCACCGGTGAGGTGAAGAAGGTGGAAAATCCTGCCGCTCCGGCGCCTCATGCTGAAGGTGAACTGGAAGAACGGCAGGCCCTTGCCGAATTGCTGGGCCAGTTGATGATGGAACTGAAGAATATGAGCAGGGAAGACCAGGTGGCTCCCGGGGAATGGGTGATTCCGGCAGTAGATGGATCTGTTCTTGACGGGATTGCCGCAGCGGCAGGGCTCGATGAAATAGCGCGCCAGGATCTTCTTGCCGGATTGTCGGAGGGCAAGAGTGTAGAGCTCGCTGCCCTCCTTGATCTGCTGGCGGCCCATTTCATGGCAATGGCTGACAGCGTTGCGGTAAAAGCGCCCGATACTGAACTGCCGTTTATCGAGAGCCTCCTGAACGGAATGGGCGTGCACTCCGAAAAACTCGCTGCCATTGCCGAAATGGCTTCGAATGGAGACGATCAGTTTGATCTGGCCATATATCTGGAAAAGTTGCAGGCACTTGGCGCTGAATTGCGTGGTTCGAGTGAGGTTCAACTGGCCCCGATCTCGCTTACGGACTGGGAGCGGGAGCAGTTTGCCGACCTGCTTGCGAGGGCCGGAGTCTCCAGTGAACAGATCACAGCGATCATGCCAGAGGGCAAGGGGGGTGAACTGACTCTTTCCTTTGAAAAACTGGCGGACATCTTGGCCGGAGCGGTTTCTGCGGTAAAGGATGCCCGTGCCCGCATCGAACTGCCGGAATTCCTGTCGGAACTGAAAAGTCTCCTGGCCATGGCCGGCTATGCCGGGAAGGACGGCGGCTGGACCCCGGTGGTCCAGGAAACCCTGGAGAATGTGTATCGCGATCTTGTGGAGAGTGTTGACCTCAAGGGTGTAAAGATCAGGTGGAACGAAAACCCGGTGCAGCTCGGGGTCAATGATGAAACGATGGAGAATGTCGTCATCGACGAGTCCGGCGATGGGGAAGAGGTCCTTCTGCCTGCGGAAAGAGAGCTGGTGAAAGATTCTGCGGGGCCGGAAAAAAAAGGGAAGGGGATAAACGCTGCCCAGTATAACGACAAGGCCGCACCGGAGATGCTCCGGAACGACGAGAATATCACGGTTTCCGGTGGCGGGGAGAGTGGGTCCAAGAGCGGAGTTGGCCAGCTGAGTGAAATCAATCGTACCGCCCCGCTGCCGCGGACCCTCTCCGAACTGCAGCAGCAGGCCTTCGAGCAGATCAGCCGCGGGGTGATGACGGGGTTGCGCAATAACGATCATCACCTGATTTTAAAGCTCTACCCGCCGGAACTTGGCGAGGTCAAGGTCGAGATGCTGGTCAGAAATGACCAGGTGGCGGTCTCCTTTTCCATGGAAAACAGCAGGGTCAAGGAAGCGTTGGAAGCGGGGATGGACCAGTTCAGGCAGAACCTCGAGCAGGGTGGCTTCAACCTTGGTGAATGCATGGTTTCAGTGGGTGGAGGAAACGAGTCCGATGATGCCTGGCAGCGGTTCGCCAACGAATGGCGCCAGCAGATGGCGTCAACAAGAGAAGTGGCAGGGAGTTTCAGCGACCTGCCGGACCATGCCTTTTATCGCCGGGAACATTATCTCGGCGACCACGATGGCGCGATCAGTTTTCTGGTGTAG
- a CDS encoding MgtE protein, which translates to MKFFPGKYKSVALFVLMGCFILLTPFHVSAVTPKTPVKATEAEMERAGRLEKMEKELALREKTIAVREKELETISKEVDRKLAELIDLQQKVQARLDELQAVKDKRFKALIKTYSEMSATKLAPLLNKMDDTTVAEILRAMKPEEVAKILPKIDQRKAVNVSKILGMLGGVEKSRTP; encoded by the coding sequence ATGAAATTTTTTCCCGGGAAATATAAAAGCGTTGCCCTCTTTGTTCTGATGGGGTGTTTTATTCTGCTGACCCCTTTTCATGTGTCGGCAGTCACCCCGAAAACGCCGGTGAAAGCAACCGAAGCCGAGATGGAGCGGGCCGGCCGCCTGGAAAAAATGGAGAAAGAGCTTGCCCTTCGGGAAAAAACAATTGCGGTCCGGGAAAAAGAACTTGAGACCATCTCCAAGGAGGTCGACCGGAAGCTCGCCGAACTGATCGATCTCCAGCAGAAGGTGCAGGCCAGACTCGATGAACTGCAGGCCGTTAAGGACAAACGTTTCAAGGCCCTGATCAAGACCTACTCGGAAATGAGCGCCACCAAGCTCGCACCTCTCCTGAACAAGATGGACGACACCACCGTGGCCGAGATCTTAAGGGCCATGAAACCGGAAGAGGTCGCCAAGATCCTGCCCAAAATCGACCAGAGAAAAGCGGTCAACGTCAGCAAGATTCTCGGCATGCTCGGCGGAGTTGAAAAAAGCCGGACTCCGTGA
- a CDS encoding DUF3617 domain-containing protein, with product MNKKRLLVPGFLIALLVSVVFVPVGSEAGQKGEWEISTTMEIPGMPFAMPATTMRKCLEDKGVPYGGKDDEKCKVESSKVSGDTVTWKVVCDGPEGQNEITGVSKYTSDTMDTRIQMKNEEGDISMHMTGRRLGPCR from the coding sequence ATGAACAAGAAACGACTGTTAGTCCCTGGTTTTCTGATTGCGCTACTGGTCTCTGTTGTTTTCGTCCCGGTTGGTTCCGAAGCCGGTCAGAAGGGTGAATGGGAGATTTCGACCACCATGGAGATTCCCGGTATGCCTTTTGCCATGCCGGCCACCACCATGCGCAAGTGCCTGGAAGACAAAGGCGTGCCTTACGGTGGCAAAGATGATGAGAAGTGCAAGGTCGAGTCCAGTAAGGTTTCGGGCGACACCGTGACCTGGAAGGTGGTCTGTGACGGCCCGGAAGGCCAGAATGAGATAACCGGAGTCAGCAAATACACCTCCGACACCATGGATACCAGGATTCAGATGAAGAATGAAGAGGGCGATATCTCGATGCATATGACTGGTAGACGCCTCGGTCCTTGCCGGTAA
- a CDS encoding C39 family peptidase encodes MMKRLLVTLLFLVLALPSHAAIKPSVQLNVPLVNQGKMLCGPATMEMLFRYWGVYDYDQYDIAGSLLKQFSQTERYRKSGILKTDPVDWNKYPGTGTINMREFLKRFGRTHNMMMEYEPDSSEAKVRKRDELFYKVKEYVSNGIPVVVHQYWRLPKAKGHYRVVTGYNESRREVYLNDADGGKRLVQTYDDFLKLWDVNQRWMHYNAIVFNTDRQRLNITLP; translated from the coding sequence ATGATGAAACGATTGCTTGTAACACTGTTGTTCCTGGTGCTTGCTTTACCTTCCCATGCCGCCATAAAACCGAGCGTTCAATTGAACGTTCCTTTAGTAAATCAGGGCAAGATGCTCTGCGGTCCTGCCACAATGGAAATGCTTTTCCGTTATTGGGGTGTGTATGATTACGATCAATACGATATTGCCGGATCGCTCCTGAAGCAGTTTTCTCAAACCGAGAGATACCGGAAATCAGGGATTCTGAAGACCGACCCTGTTGACTGGAATAAATATCCGGGGACAGGCACTATCAATATGCGGGAATTCCTGAAAAGGTTCGGGCGTACCCATAACATGATGATGGAATATGAGCCGGACTCGTCAGAGGCAAAGGTTCGGAAAAGAGATGAATTGTTTTACAAAGTGAAAGAGTATGTATCCAATGGCATACCGGTGGTGGTTCACCAGTACTGGAGGTTGCCTAAAGCCAAAGGTCATTATCGGGTCGTTACCGGCTATAATGAAAGCCGTCGGGAAGTGTATCTGAATGATGCTGACGGCGGAAAACGGCTGGTGCAAACGTACGATGATTTCCTGAAACTCTGGGACGTCAATCAAAGGTGGATGCATTATAATGCGATTGTCTTTAATACCGACAGACAGAGATTAAACATAACTCTACCATAG
- the fliG gene encoding flagellar motor switch protein FliG, with protein sequence MAKVKKEGSPENLTGPEKAAIFLLTLGEDFASQVFKRLDSDDIKTVGRFMSKIDKVDKNDVAALLDEFKTDSGDHDLFLSGDDMLEQALKKALSGDKAHELLDEIRSDWKLTLFQKARKLEPKVLVNFLTNEHPQTIALLLSVLDYAQSAEILSELKEEVQIEVVMRMAELDKVSPEILVEIDRVLNEELISVEGMEGQRLGGVETVAEILNNADRALEAAVLEGVEEQRESLADEIRRLMFVFDDLYNVDDRGIMAILKEVSTDDLKLALRTSTDDLKEKIFKNMSSRAVEMLKEDMEIMGPVRVKDVEGAQQSILKVAKRLEQEGKVQLMGGGGDDEFV encoded by the coding sequence ATGGCTAAGGTGAAAAAAGAGGGGTCCCCGGAAAATCTGACCGGGCCTGAAAAGGCGGCGATCTTTCTCCTGACCCTGGGTGAGGACTTCGCTTCACAGGTTTTCAAGCGTCTGGACAGCGATGATATCAAGACGGTCGGCCGTTTCATGTCCAAGATCGACAAGGTCGACAAGAACGATGTCGCGGCCCTGCTCGATGAGTTCAAGACCGATTCCGGCGATCATGATCTTTTCCTTTCAGGCGATGACATGCTCGAGCAGGCCCTGAAAAAGGCCCTGTCCGGCGACAAGGCCCATGAGCTGCTGGACGAGATCCGGTCGGACTGGAAACTGACCCTGTTCCAGAAAGCGAGAAAGCTCGAACCGAAAGTCCTGGTCAATTTCCTGACCAATGAACATCCCCAGACCATCGCGCTTCTCCTGTCGGTGCTGGACTATGCCCAATCGGCGGAGATTCTTTCCGAACTGAAGGAGGAGGTCCAGATCGAGGTCGTGATGCGGATGGCCGAACTCGACAAGGTCAGCCCGGAAATCCTGGTGGAAATAGACCGGGTCTTGAACGAGGAGCTGATCTCCGTAGAAGGTATGGAAGGGCAGCGGCTGGGCGGGGTTGAGACCGTGGCCGAGATCCTGAATAACGCCGACCGCGCCCTTGAGGCTGCGGTCCTTGAAGGGGTTGAGGAACAGCGGGAAAGTCTGGCCGATGAGATCAGGCGGTTGATGTTCGTCTTTGATGATCTTTACAATGTTGACGATCGGGGGATCATGGCCATTCTGAAAGAGGTGAGCACCGACGATCTGAAGCTCGCCCTGAGAACATCCACCGACGATCTGAAGGAGAAAATATTCAAGAACATGTCCTCCAGGGCCGTGGAGATGCTCAAGGAGGATATGGAAATCATGGGACCGGTTCGGGTCAAGGATGTTGAGGGGGCGCAGCAGTCCATTCTCAAGGTCGCCAAACGGCTTGAACAGGAGGGTAAGGTACAGTTGATGGGCGGCGGTGGTGACGATGAGTTCGTATAG
- a CDS encoding flagellar hook assembly protein FlgD has translation MSVTSVSALPLAPEPEAFKTFGKKELDKQDFMKLFITQLQYQDPMEPMDTYQMSSQLAQFSSMEATLRMSENMEELLAYQTSQNNLQLLTLLDNKVQTAGNTIAVNEGTNSSTEFVLEDTAVSCLVEIYDQGGTMVRQIDMGPVPAGLYELAWDGKNMGGDQVEDGVYSYRVKASDSVGKEIGTDYRTTGTVTGIGFDNGQAILNVDKYITVTVGEVLKVM, from the coding sequence ATGAGCGTAACAAGTGTGAGTGCATTACCGCTGGCCCCGGAGCCGGAAGCGTTTAAGACCTTCGGTAAGAAAGAGCTCGATAAGCAGGATTTCATGAAGCTGTTCATCACCCAGCTTCAGTATCAGGATCCGATGGAACCCATGGATACCTACCAGATGTCGAGCCAGCTCGCACAGTTCAGCAGCATGGAGGCGACTCTCCGGATGAGCGAGAACATGGAAGAGCTTCTTGCCTACCAGACCTCGCAGAACAATCTCCAGCTCCTGACCCTGCTCGACAACAAGGTCCAGACGGCCGGAAACACCATCGCGGTGAATGAGGGAACCAACAGCAGTACCGAGTTTGTGCTGGAAGACACCGCAGTATCGTGTCTGGTCGAGATCTACGACCAGGGCGGCACTATGGTGCGGCAGATCGATATGGGTCCTGTTCCGGCCGGGCTCTATGAACTAGCCTGGGACGGCAAGAATATGGGCGGAGACCAGGTGGAGGATGGTGTATACAGCTATCGGGTCAAGGCCAGTGATTCGGTGGGTAAGGAGATCGGGACCGATTACCGGACCACCGGCACCGTTACCGGCATCGGTTTCGACAACGGCCAGGCCATTCTGAATGTCGACAAGTACATCACCGTTACCGTCGGTGAAGTGCTGAAGGTTATGTGA
- a CDS encoding FliI/YscN family ATPase → MNLALPIQEAGRVVLESVRGRVSQVIGMVIESDGPGIPVGSICEVDVYRGGGKVRAEVVGFKGDKVLLMPLGEMRGVEPGSLINLIGDQAEVPVSEAFLGRVIDGFGNPMDGKGPIHSEVTYPLYAAPLNPMERERILEPVDVGVRAINGLLTLGKGQRIGILAGSGVGKSTLLGMIARHTAADISVIALIGERGRELKDFIERDLGKEGLARSVVVVATSDQPPLVRMRGAYLAMAISEYFRDLNRDVILMMDSVTRFAMSSREVGLAIGEPPTSRGYTPSVFSQLPKLLERAGSCQGKGSITGIYTVLVEGDDMNEPIADAVRSIVDGHILLSRDLASHGHYPAIEVLGSVSRCMTDVVSAAQVESAHGFLDLLATYRRSEDLINIGAYAAGSNPKIDRAIGKIDSLNRYLRQRVEEKVTFADSVQPLKALLN, encoded by the coding sequence ATGAATCTGGCGTTGCCGATCCAGGAGGCGGGCCGGGTTGTTCTGGAGTCGGTCCGGGGCAGAGTCAGCCAGGTGATCGGGATGGTGATCGAGAGCGATGGTCCGGGCATTCCGGTCGGTAGTATCTGTGAGGTGGATGTTTACCGCGGTGGCGGCAAGGTGCGGGCCGAAGTGGTCGGCTTCAAGGGGGACAAGGTCCTGCTGATGCCCCTTGGCGAGATGCGGGGGGTTGAGCCGGGCAGTTTGATCAATCTTATTGGCGACCAGGCCGAGGTGCCGGTTTCTGAGGCGTTTCTGGGCCGGGTGATCGACGGTTTCGGCAATCCCATGGACGGCAAGGGGCCGATCCATTCGGAAGTGACCTATCCCCTCTACGCGGCGCCGTTGAACCCGATGGAGCGGGAGCGAATCCTTGAACCCGTTGATGTCGGAGTCCGGGCGATCAATGGCCTTCTGACCCTCGGCAAGGGGCAGCGGATCGGCATTCTCGCCGGTTCCGGGGTCGGCAAGAGTACCCTGCTGGGGATGATCGCAAGGCACACCGCCGCTGATATCAGTGTCATCGCCCTGATCGGGGAGCGGGGCAGGGAACTGAAGGATTTTATCGAACGGGATCTCGGCAAAGAGGGACTTGCCCGGTCGGTGGTGGTCGTGGCGACCTCGGACCAGCCGCCGCTCGTCAGGATGCGGGGGGCGTACCTCGCGATGGCCATTTCTGAATATTTCCGCGATCTGAACCGTGATGTGATCCTGATGATGGATTCGGTCACCAGGTTTGCCATGTCGAGCCGGGAGGTCGGACTTGCCATCGGTGAGCCGCCGACCTCCAGGGGATATACCCCATCGGTGTTCTCCCAGTTGCCGAAACTCCTGGAACGGGCCGGATCGTGCCAGGGAAAGGGGAGCATTACCGGGATCTACACCGTCCTGGTGGAGGGCGACGATATGAACGAGCCCATCGCCGATGCAGTGCGCTCGATCGTCGACGGCCATATCCTGTTGAGCCGCGACCTGGCCAGTCACGGGCATTATCCGGCCATTGAAGTTCTGGGCAGTGTCAGCCGGTGCATGACTGATGTGGTCTCTGCGGCACAGGTCGAGAGCGCCCACGGTTTTCTTGATCTGCTTGCCACCTATCGGCGTTCCGAAGATCTGATCAATATCGGCGCCTATGCCGCCGGGAGCAACCCGAAAATCGACCGGGCGATCGGCAAAATCGATTCATTGAACAGGTATCTCCGGCAGCGGGTTGAAGAGAAGGTGACTTTTGCCGACAGTGTGCAGCCGTTAAAAGCGCTGCTCAACTGA
- the fliF gene encoding flagellar M-ring protein FliF yields MGQRVAALLLVAVVVGGLMSITTVGGRLDQKVLYSGLAEEDAAEVVARLKDLRTPYTLENNGTTIMVPANQVYETRLSLAGEGLPRGGGVGFEIFDKTSFGTTDFVQRMNYQRALQGELARTIRQFHQVLEARVHLATPKESVFIEDEKPVTASISVKLRGNAGLSKLQISSIVNLVATAVPGLSSDNVTLVDTTGRLLYRKDGESGSIMTATQLEYQQHLENSLRQKVESMLEEVVGVNKVKARVTADIDFNRVNVTEENFDPEGQVIRSEQFMVEGDNREGLDPGGVPGAKGDLASFAGTGSGGAAANGYQRNNITRNYEVSRVTRQTQEASGIIKRLSVAVMVDGKYEAAAAGEGETPVLTYVPRSAEELAWFDKLVKNTIGYNEERADQVEVVSMSFAASTTTEPKETLTDKLRPFLDLLLMPMVYLGLALMVLLLVIRPLFKVLTSPSAMSSGALPGNRFQTVVGGDMGGMMPSGDEDISLMPKGMTDKEKMYKLAQTDPDRAADLVRRWLREGV; encoded by the coding sequence ATGGGGCAGCGGGTGGCGGCCCTGCTTCTGGTTGCGGTTGTGGTCGGCGGGTTGATGAGCATCACCACCGTCGGCGGCAGGCTCGATCAGAAGGTGTTGTATTCGGGACTTGCGGAAGAAGATGCGGCGGAGGTCGTTGCCAGGCTGAAGGACCTGCGGACGCCGTATACCCTGGAAAATAACGGGACCACCATCATGGTCCCGGCAAACCAGGTGTACGAGACGAGGCTTTCGCTGGCCGGTGAGGGGTTGCCCAGGGGCGGCGGGGTCGGTTTCGAGATCTTCGATAAGACCAGCTTCGGTACCACCGATTTTGTCCAGAGGATGAACTATCAGAGGGCGCTGCAGGGAGAACTGGCCAGGACCATCCGCCAGTTTCATCAGGTACTGGAGGCGCGGGTCCACCTGGCGACCCCCAAGGAGTCGGTATTCATTGAAGATGAAAAACCGGTCACCGCATCGATCAGTGTCAAGCTGAGAGGGAATGCCGGGCTGTCCAAACTCCAGATTTCCAGTATCGTGAATCTGGTCGCCACTGCCGTGCCGGGATTGAGCAGTGACAACGTCACCCTGGTGGATACAACCGGCAGACTGCTGTATCGGAAGGATGGCGAGAGCGGCAGCATCATGACCGCAACCCAGCTTGAGTATCAGCAGCATCTGGAAAACAGCCTGCGCCAGAAGGTCGAGAGCATGCTTGAGGAAGTGGTCGGGGTCAACAAGGTGAAGGCGCGGGTCACCGCCGATATCGATTTTAACAGGGTAAACGTGACCGAGGAGAATTTCGACCCGGAAGGACAGGTGATCCGGAGTGAACAGTTCATGGTCGAAGGCGACAACCGGGAAGGTCTTGATCCCGGTGGAGTGCCGGGCGCCAAGGGAGACCTTGCCTCCTTTGCCGGGACCGGCAGCGGCGGGGCCGCGGCAAACGGATACCAGCGCAACAACATTACCAGGAATTACGAAGTGAGCCGGGTGACCAGGCAGACCCAGGAAGCAAGCGGGATCATTAAAAGATTGTCGGTGGCCGTTATGGTTGACGGCAAGTATGAAGCAGCGGCGGCCGGAGAGGGAGAAACTCCGGTCCTCACGTATGTTCCGCGGTCCGCCGAAGAACTCGCCTGGTTTGACAAGCTGGTGAAAAATACCATCGGCTACAATGAGGAGAGGGCGGACCAGGTGGAGGTTGTTTCCATGTCCTTTGCCGCCTCGACCACCACGGAACCGAAAGAGACCTTGACAGACAAGTTGAGGCCATTCCTGGATCTGCTCCTGATGCCGATGGTCTACCTGGGGCTGGCCTTGATGGTCCTGCTGCTGGTCATCAGACCGCTGTTCAAGGTTCTGACCAGTCCGTCAGCGATGTCATCGGGGGCGCTCCCGGGGAATCGATTCCAGACAGTTGTCGGAGGTGACATGGGGGGCATGATGCCTTCCGGTGATGAGGATATTTCCCTGATGCCGAAAGGGATGACCGACAAAGAGAAGATGTATAAACTGGCCCAGACCGATCCGGACCGGGCTGCGGATCTCGTCCGGCGATGGCTGCGCGAGGGTGTGTAA
- a CDS encoding flagellar FliJ family protein, which produces MAYQFRLETLLTVRRNLEELAQMKLANEMRLLAGHRKRKQELENSRAAFMDELENSKKGRMDSALYIFFMESMRSAELMIRSQNQVIESQRQVVEQAREALTEKVKSRKIIEKARERDYKKYLQEMLRLEYKENDEIISLRNGNPGLTP; this is translated from the coding sequence ATGGCATACCAGTTCAGGCTTGAAACATTACTGACCGTGCGCCGCAACCTTGAGGAGCTTGCCCAGATGAAGCTCGCAAACGAGATGCGCCTTCTTGCCGGGCACCGGAAGCGAAAGCAGGAGCTGGAGAACTCCCGGGCGGCATTCATGGATGAACTGGAAAACAGTAAAAAAGGCAGGATGGACAGCGCCCTCTATATCTTTTTCATGGAATCGATGCGCAGTGCGGAACTGATGATCCGTTCCCAGAATCAGGTCATCGAGTCCCAGAGACAGGTGGTGGAACAGGCAAGGGAAGCGCTGACTGAAAAAGTGAAATCCAGAAAGATCATTGAAAAGGCCAGGGAAAGGGATTACAAAAAATATCTTCAGGAGATGCTCCGGCTCGAATATAAAGAGAATGACGAGATCATCTCCCTCCGCAATGGGAATCCGGGTCTGACCCCATGA